The Triticum dicoccoides isolate Atlit2015 ecotype Zavitan chromosome 6A, WEW_v2.0, whole genome shotgun sequence genome has a window encoding:
- the LOC119315098 gene encoding protein SPT2 homolog produces MSRYEYETNGYHRAVEDEYEDEYYDEDEYEEEGAGAPEEDEEPPEGQQEFLQIRERLKEQIRRKAQGASASTAGRSSSLHDRRPPPPNFGSFFGPSKPVISQRVIEERKSMKEIQNTVPRERRPPGKDIPSSSRVQVQAKTNGFHQKQKIVNEAKKKAEALKDNRDYSFLLSDDADIPSPPREKPAARPSLTQKSDREVMHSAVKSRAPTSQPARLPNGHGLNNNTSSTQRRPESKFESKGKEMLLSRERAVDNGRMHSVVRNGSSQATGSKAASQKFPSKGQIANKPSMKEVNEQSLRKDHLARKQPVLPNGRQQPSQSQRMQSASYGQRPQQSLQSQRPQQSSQSQRPQQSSQSQRPQQSSQSQRPQQSSQSQRPLQSSQSQRPLQSQSQRPLQSSHSQRQLQSSQRERPLQSSQSQRPQSSQSQRPQQSLQRQRPQQSSQLQSSQSQRQLPQSNRPQQMLQRQRPLSSQGHYPEQRRVQANDRVKPSERQPSRQVSANGRDDRAKKKQLGKRRFDDDIEDEDDPMAMIRSMFRYDPSKYAGRDDDDSDMEADFATIEMEEKRSARIARQEDEKELRLLEEEERREQERKRRRVGR; encoded by the exons ATGAGCCGCTACGAGTATGAGACCAAT GGTTATCATCGGGCAGTGGAGGATGAGTATGAGGACGAGTACTATGATGAAGATGAGTACGAGGAGGAAGGTGCAGGAGCTCCTGAGGAGGACGAAGAGCCACCAGAGGGTCAGCAGGAGTTCCTTCAAATTAGAGAACGATTGAAGGAGCAGATTAGGCGGAAGGCACAGGGTGCCAGTGCTAGCACAGCTGGTCGCTCGTCTTCCTTGCATGATAGAAGACCACCCCCACCCAA TTTTGGCTCCTTCTTTGGGCCCTCCAAGCCGGTGATTTCCCAGCGTGTGATTGAAGAAAGGAAGTCAATGAAAGAGATACAGAACACAGTGCCCAGAGAACGAAGACCTCCTGGA AAGGACATCCCATCATCTTCGAGAGTGCAAGTGCAAGCTAAAACAAATGGATTTCACCAGAAGCAAAAGATTGTTAATGAG GCAAAAAAGAAAGCTGAGGCACTTAAGGATAATCGGGACTATTCATTTCTACTCTCGGATGATGCTGACATTCCATCTCCTCCAAGGGAAAAACCTGCGGCTAGGCCTTCATTGACCCAAAAGTCTG ATCGTGAGGTGATGCATTCTGCAGTGAAGAGTAGGGCGCCAACAAGTCAGcccgccagattgccaaatggtcaTGGGTTGAACAACAACACATCGTCCACACAAAGACGCCCGGAAAGTAAGTTTGAATCCAAGGGAAAGGAGATGCTCCTAAGTAGAGAAAGGGCTGTTGACAATGGAAGGATGCATAGTGTTGTTAGAAATGGGTCCAGCCAGGCCACTGGAAGCAAAGCTGCAAGCCAAAAATTTCCGAGCAAGGGTCAGATAGcaaataagccttctatgaaggaaGTGAATGAACAGTCTCTTAGAAAGGATCATTTAGCTAGAAAGCAACCTGTGTTACCTAATGGTCGACAACAGCCCTCACAAAGTCAGAGGATGCAATCAGCCTCGTATGGCCAGAGGCCGCAGCAGTCGTTGCAGAGCCAGAGACCACAACAGTCATCGCAGAGCCAGAGGCCACAACAGTCGTCGCAGAGCCAGAGGCCACAACAGTCGTCGCAGAGCCAGAGGCCACAGCAGTCGTCGCAGAGCCAGAGGCCACTGCAGTCGTCGCAGAGCCAGAGGCCACTGCAGTCACAGAGCCAGAGGCCACTGCAGTCCTCGCATAGCCAGAGGCAACTGCAGTCGTCACAGCGTGAGAGGCCACTGCAGTCATCGCAGAGTCAGAGACCACAATCATCGCAGAGTCAGAGACCGCAACAATCACTACAGAGACAGAGACCACAGCAATCTTCACAGTTGCAATCCTCACAAAGCCAAAGACAGCTGCCACAAAGCAACAGGCCGCAGCAGATGTTGCAACGGCAAAGGCCTCTTTCCTCGCAAGGTCATTATCCTGAGCAAAGAAGAGTCCAAGCAAATGATCGAGTAAAACCATCCGAAAGGCAG CCATCTCGACAAGTATCTGCCAATGGACGTGATGATCGTGCAAAGAAAAAGCAATTGGGGAAACGAAGGTTTGATGACgacattgaagatgaggatgatcccATGGCTATGATCAGGAGTATGTTCAG GTATGACCCTAGTAAATATGCAGGCagagatgatgatgatagtgacatgGAAGCAGATTTTGCTACTATAGAGATGGAAGAGAAAAGAAG CGCGAGGATTGCAAGGCAGGAGGACGAAAAGGAGCTCCGCCTGCTTGAGGAAGAAGAGAGGCGTGAGCAggagaggaagaggcggcgggTAGGCCGATAG